The Candidatus Delongbacteria bacterium genomic sequence CGCTGCGACGCGCCGGACGCCGCCCCCGCCGACAGCCTGGGCGGCTCGTGCTACCGGGCCGAGTACGAGATCAGCTTGGAGATCTTCCAGGGCAAGGGCCGGCACCAGCGCGCGCGCGCCTCGCGCTACCTGCACCAGACCCTCACCCTTGACCGGACCCACGCGGACGTGGAGAATCCCCGCCGCTGGCACCACCTGGAGGTCGAGCTGCCTCCGGGCGACTACACCTGGTGGGTGGAATTCCAGGACCTGCAGTCCCGCCGCCACGTGCGCCGGGAGGGCCGCTTCAAGGTGACGGACCTGAAGGGCTGCGAACAGGCCATCTCCGGACTCTGGCTGCTGGCGGAGAGCGACAGCCAGGCCGTGGATCCCCTGCTGGCGCGGCCCTTCGTCGAGGAGCGGGGCGGCGCCCACCCCGCCGAGCTGGCCGTGTTCTACCAGGTCTGGAGCCGCGGGGGCGATTCGCTGGACCTGCACTCGCAGATCCTGGACCGCCGCGAGACGGAGCGCCACAAGCGCACGCTGCGCCGCTGGTTTCCGGCGGGCCTGACCCGCAACCTGCTGCAGGTGCCGCTCCAGGCGCTGGGCAGCGGTGACTACCTGCTGGAGCTGCGGCTGGGCGACCAGAAAGCCCCCAAGCGCCGGGACTGGCGCGAGGGCCAGGAGGGCAAGGACCGCACCGGCCCCGCCCGGCGCCTGGCGCGCTTCACCGTGCGCTGGCAGGGCGAGCCGGGCAATCCCGGCGACCTGGACCGCGCCGTGGAGCAGTTGCGCTACATCCTGCCCGCCCGGCGCTTCCGCGAGCTGCAGGAGGCGCTGATGAGCCAGAAAAAGGCCCTGTTCGACGACTTCTGGCGGTCTGTCGACCCCACGCCGGAGAACGAGGTCAACGAGCTGATGGGCGAGTACTACCGGCGGGCCGAATTCGCCGACCGCCGTTTCTCCTGGTCGCGTTTCGCCGGCTGGCGCAGCGACCGCGGGCGGATCTACATGATCTACGGCGATCCGGACGAAGTGGAACGCTCCGCCGGCGACTTGGACGAGCCGGCCTGGGAGCGCTGGAGCTACGAGGAGAGCGGGCGCGAGTTCTTCTTCCTGGACCGGCTGGGCTTCGGCGATTACCAGCTGGTGCTGGATCCCACCCGATGAACGAGCTGCGGATCCGCGTGGTGGCGCCGGCGGGACCCGTCCGGCCTGAGCGCCTGCGGGCGGGCGCGGCCGTGCTGGAGGGCCTGGGTTGCCGCGTGAGCTGGACACCCGCCGTGGAGGCCTGCTGGGGCCATCTGGCGGGCTCCGACGCGGCGCGGGCGGCGGATCTGCAGGCGGCCCTGCTGGATCCGGACGTGGACGCTATCTGGGCCGCCCGGGGCGGCTTCGGCGGACTGCGCCTGCTGCCCCTGCTGGACGTGGAGCGCCTGGCCGCGCGGCCGGCTCCCACACGCCCGCCACTCATCGGTTACAGTGACCTGACCAGCCTGCAGAACGCGCTGGCCGCCCGGCTGGACTGGCCCGTCTGGCACGCTCCGATGATCGCCAGCGAGCTGGCCGAGCCGCTGGATGCGCTCAGCGCCGCCTCACTGGCCGGCCTGCTGGCCGCGCTGCGGCGCGCCGAGTCCCCGCCCGTGCTGGTCGCGCGCCAGGACAGCGCCGGGAACTGGTCGTTGCTGGAGTCGGAGGCCGGGCTGGCCGGCAGCTCGGCCCGCCTGCGGCTGGAAGGCGCGGGATGCGTCCAGGTGCTGGGTTTCCACGCGGATTTCGTCTGGAGAAAGGGTGAGGCGGCGGGCCGGCTGGCGGGCGGCAACCTGAGCGTGCTGGGCAGCCTCTACGGCAGCGGCTGGGAACCGGACCTCCACGGGCGCCTGCTGCTGTTGGAGGACCATGGCGAGTATCCCTTCCGCCTGGACCGCCACCTGACTCAGCTGGCCAACGCCGCTGCGTTCTCGAACAGCGCGGCCCTGCTGCTGGGCTCCTTCGCGCGCTGCGAGGAGCCGGATCCGGACAAATCCACCTTCACGGCCACTGAACTTCTGCGCGCGGCCGCCGCCCGCTGCCCGGGTCCCGTGCTGGCGGGCCTGCCTTTCGGCCACCAAGCCCCGCGCCTCAGCCTGCCTTTCCATGGTCAGGCCACTCTTCACACCTGATGGAACACGCAGGCACTCCACCACGTGCCCGCTACTCTGACCCACCCAGCGGCAGGCTGAGCCAGAAAGTGCTGCCCAGGCCGGGTTCGCTCTGGACGCCCACCTCGCCTCCCAGGACGGCCGCTGCGTGCTTGACGATGGCCAGCCCCAGCCCCGTGCCGCCCAGCGAGCGCGAGCGCGCCTTGTCCACCACGTAGAAGCGTTCGAAGAGCCGCGGCAGGTGCTCGGGCGCGATGCCCTGGCCCTGATCGATCACCTCCAGCCGCACCCGGAGCGGACCGGTTCCCGGCTCGGGCAGGGCCCTCAGGCGCACCACGCTCTCCGGGCGTCCGTAGCGGATGGCGTTGCTGAGCAGGTTGACCAGGGCGCGCTCCAGCAGGGGCCGCTGGCAGAGCAGACGGGCGGGCGTGCCCGGCTCCAGTTCCAGGCTGAGCCGCACCCGGGCCTCCCGGGCCAGCAGCTCGTGGTCCTCCAGCACCTCCGCCAGCAGCGTCGGCAGCGCCACCTCCTCTTGCAGGGCCGGGTCGGGCGCTTTCTGCCGCTCCAGCCGGGACAGGCTGAGCAGGTCGTCGATGATCGCGTCCAGCCGGCGGGCCTGGCGCTCGATCACTTCCAGGAAGCGCGCGGTGGTGGCCTCGTCCTGGCCGCCGTCGCGCAGCATCTCCGTGTAGCCGCGGATGGAGGTCACCGGCGTCTTCAGTTCGTGGGAAACGTTGGCCACGAACTCGCGCCGCAGGCGCTCCACCTGATTCACCGTGCTCTGGTCGGTGAGCACCACCAGCAGGCGCTCGCCGCCCGGGCCGGGCGCGCCGGGCAGGGGCAGGCTGTGGACGCGCAGTTCGCGGACGGGGCCCTGGCCCAGCTGGAGTTCGTGCACCGCCTCCTGCCAGGGCGCCTCCAGCAGCGTCAGCAACTCGGGGGGCGCCCCCAGATCCGCCAGCCGCCCCCCCACCGGATGGCCGTCCAGGCCCAACAGGCGCCGGGCCGCCGGATTGCAGGCCTGCACGCGGCCGCCGCGGTCCAGGGCCAGCACGCCGTCGCGCAGCCCGGCCAGCAGGGCGTCCAGCTCCCCGCGCCGATCCTCCTCGGCCTGGACCTGGCGCGAGAGCCCGCGGGCCAGCCGCTGGATGGAGTCCTGCAACAGATCCAGTTCCCGGGGCAGGTGCGTCGACAGCGGGCGGGGATCCAGCCCGCCCGCCGCCAGCCGGTCCGCCTCGCCGCGCAGGGCGGCCAGCTGCCGTCCCAGCCGCAGGCTGAACCAGACGGCCGGCGCAAGGATCACCACCAGGGCCAGGCCAGCGCCCAGGCCCAGCCGCCACTGCAGGGGCCCCAGGACCGTCCCCAGCCCGACGCCCTGCAACTGGGCCGCGCGCCGCAGACCGTCCAGGGCCAGGTAGCCCTGGGCCGCCAGCAGCAGCAGGCCGGCCAGGGCCGCCAGCACGGCGCCCCGCAGGAGCTGCCGGATGAGCAGGGGCGGGCGCGCCGGGTTCATGGGGTCACGCCTGCGTGGACCGGCAGGGGCAGCACGTCCGTCCAGCCTGTCTCCAGCCGCTGCAGGCCGTTCCGGCGCAGCAGCAGGGAGGCCGGCAGGGCACGGCCGAACAGGGCCTGGCCCAGCTCCAGCGGCTTCAGACCTGCGCCCTCCACGCTGAGCAGGCGCAGGGCCAATCGCGGCCGGCCGGGTTCCAGATCGCCGGGCGGGTCCTCGTCCAGACCCAGCGACCAGTCCAGCAGGCGCTGGCTCAGGTCCAGCTCCACGCGCCGCCCCTTGCGGGTCACGAGCAGGGGTTCGCCCGTGGCCAGTCGACCGGCCAGTTGCGCCCGGTAGTGTTCCAGCAGCGCGGCGGGCTCATCCGGCAGCGCGGGGTCCTCGTCCGCGTCGGGCAGCTGCAGGTCCCAGTCCACGGCCTCCAGACAGCGCGAGAGGACGGGTTCAGCGGGCTCCAGCAGGCGCAGGGCCACGGGCTTCCAGCCGGCCGGTGAGGCGGCGCGCAAGCTCTCGAGCAGGCCGTCGGGATCCGGTTCCCGGGCCAGCGCGGCCTCGCAGTAGTCGCCCAGCGAACCCGCGCCCATGGTGATGGCCGGCGCAAAGGAGACTACCGGATGCGGGCTGAAGCCCTGGCTGAACCAGGCCCGGAGCCCCGCCCGGCGCAGGATCTGCGGCAAGAGGCGCACCAGATCCAGCTGGCTGAGCAGGCGGCCTTCCGCCAGCCGCGTGAAACGCAGGCGCAGGCGCCAGGGACGCTCGCCCTGCTGCTGTTCGTGGGGCGCCCGGCCCGCGGCCAGCCGTTCCAGGGCCAGGTCGCGCTCGTTGGGTCCCGTGCGCCGCACGGGCTCCCGGGCTCCCAGGCCCTCCAGGTGTTCCAGGCGTTCGTCGCGCATCCGGCTCAGGTCGCAGGCCACGCCGCAGTGCCAGCAGACCAGCTTGCGCGTGTCCTCCCGGGCCTCCTGCAGGTTGGTGTGGTGGACCTGCATTCCCGCCGGCTTGCCACAGGGCGGGCTGAGCCGGTCCTGCAGGGCGCGTCGGTACTCGCCGGCCAGGAAGCCCTCCTTCAACCCCACGTCGATGTGGTCCCAGGGCAGGGCGGCGTCCACGGGCAGCGTGTCCGTGAACAGCCGGCGCTCAAGGCCCGTGCGGCTCTCCCAGGCCTCCAGGGCCAGCTGCCAGCTCTCCCAGTCCAGCCGGTCGTCCCAGGAGTCGAAGCGCGCGCCCCGCCGCCAGGCGTCCTCGATCAGGTCGGCCACCCGGCGGTCGCCGCGACCCACGATGGCCTCCAGGTGGCTCATGCGCAGGTCGTGGCGCCGGAAACGGAAGCCGTGGCGGCGCGAGGCCAGCCGCAGCCGCTCCTGCTTGCGCTCGATCTCGGCCAGGCTGTCCATGGCGCACCACTGGAAGGGCGTGTGCGGCTTGGGCACGTGGCTGCTGACGCTGACTGTCACCGTCACGTTGCGGTGGTGGGCCCGGCCCAGCCCCATGGCCCGCGCGCCCATGGCCGCGATCCCGTTCAGGTCCTCGTCGGTCTCCGTGGGCAGCCCCAGGATGAAGTAGAGTTTCATCTTCGACCAGCCCCGGGCGAAGACCCGCCTGCAGGTGGCCTCGATGTCTTCGTCGGAGATGTTCTTGTTGATCACGTCGCGCAGCCGCTGGGTGCCGGCCTCCGGGGCGAAGGTCAGGCCCGTGGCCTTGACGCTGGCGATCTCGTCCAGCAGCTCCTCGGAGAGACCGTAGGCCCGCAGGCTGGAGATGCCCAGCCCGACTTTTTCCGGACGCAGGCGCTCCATCACGCCGCGGATCAGGGGCGAGATGGCCGAGTAGTCCGCGGTGGAGAGGCTGGTCAGGCTGGCCTCCTCGTAGCCGCCCTTGGCCACGGCGCGGGTCACGGTCTCGATCACGTCCTGGGGCCGGCGCTCGCGCACCGGGCGGTAGATCATCCCCGCCTGGCAGAAGCGGCAGCCCTCCGTGCAGCCCCGGGCGATCTCCACCGACATGCGGTCGAAGATCGCCTCGGTCACGGCCACGGGCGAGTCGTCGGGGAAGGGATAGGCGTCCAGGTCCGGCACGAAGTTGCGGGTCACGCGCGCCGGCACCCCCGGCTCCAGCGGCTGGTCCACCACTTCCAGGCCCGAGCGCTCGCAGATCCGCGTGCCGTAAAGCGCGGGCACGTAGACACCGCCCGAGCGCGCCAGCTCCACGAGGATCTCACGCCGCGGCCGGCCCTCCCGGCGCAGGCGGCCCACCAGGCGCAGCACGCGCGGCAGGGCCTCCTCGCCGTCGCCGATCACGAAGGCATCGATGAAGGGGGCGATGGCCTCGGGGTGCGTGGCCGTCGGACCGCCGGCGATCACCAGCGGAGCGTCCTCGGGCCGCTCGGCGGAGCGCAGCGCGATCCCGCCCAGCTCGAGCATGGTGAGCACGTTGGTGAAGGTCATCTCGTACTGCAGCGAGAAGCCCACCACCTGGAAGTCGCGGAGCGGCCGGCGCGTCTCCAGGCTGATCAGCGGCAGGCCCGCCGCGCGCAGCCCGGCCTCCAGGTCGAACCAGGGACAGAAGCAGCGCTCCATCAGCAGGTCGGCGGCCTGGTTGACCACCTTGTAGAGGATCTTGGTGCCCAGGTGGCTCATGCCGATATCGTAGAGGTCGGGGAAGCAGAGCGCGAAGGTGCAGGCGAGCTGCGGGTCGCTCCAGTCCTTGACCACGGAGAAGACCTCGCCTCCAAGATAGCGGGCGGGTTTCTCCACGTGCTCCAGGAGGGCGGCGTAGGGGTGGGTGGTGGCGGGCATGGGTCCTTTCCGCGGCCGGGGCCGCCGTCTCCATCCGATGGAATCCCGGCTTCCAGTCTGGAAAACCCGGCCATTTCCTGCAATGGCCCGGCGGAAGCGTCCGGCGGTCAAGTCGCGCAGACTGCTAGATTGGCCGCGCGGGACGGACCGGAACGACCCGCCCACAACCGGAGGCCGGCGTCATGCAACTCTCCCCCGCACTGCTCGACTGGTTTGCCCGCGCCGCGGCCGCCGCCGCCGCCCACAATCGGCAGGATTTCGGCATCCCCGAACTGCTCATCGCCGCGCTGGAGGATCCCGCCCGGCTCTCGGAGGTCTGGGAGGGCCTGCTGCAGGGCGAGGAACATCGCGAGGCCCTGCTGCGCCACTTCCACCAGGCCTCCAGCGCCGTGGCGGCCCAGGAGGCGGCCCGGGACGCCGCGCCGCCGGCCGAGGACTTCCCCGCCGAAGTCCTGGAGGCCGTGGACGAGCTGGCCTTGCCGCCGGACGAGGCCGTCCTGAGCGTGCTGGCCAGCTGGCAGCAGGAGAAAGGCGAGGACGAGCTGGACGCCGACCCCCTGCTGCAGCTCGTGCTCTTCAACTGGAACCACCTCTATCCCATGCCGCTGGAGAAGCTGGGCATCGAGCTGCAGCGCAAGGGCGAGGGTGCGGCGGACTTCCTGCGCGCCTTCTTCGCCCCGGAGCAGGACTTGAACCGGCGCTACGGCCAGGATCCCATGCAGGGCCTCCTGCCCTATCCCGACTATTGCCGGGCGGCCATGGAGGTGCTGGTGCGCCGCTACCGCCAGAACCTGCTGATCTACGGCCTGCCGGGCGTGGGCAAGAGCATGGTCCTGCGGCGCCTGGTGGAGGAGACCGCCGCCGGCCGCGTGCCGCGCATCTTCGCGGGCAAGCGCTTCTTCGAGTTCAACCGCGAACTGTTCCTGAAGGACCTCCAGAGCCAGACCGACCTCCAGGCCCGCTTCGACGTGCTCCGCCTGCACCTGGAGCAGCACCCCGAGATCATCCTGGTGCTCGACGGCATCCAGCACTGGTTCGCCAACGCCACCACCGTGATGCAGGACTTCCTCCAGCGCCTGCTGGGCCTCTTGCGCTACAAGAAGCTCCACTTCGTGCTGCTGGCCGACGTGGAGTTCTTCAACCGCGTCTTCAAGTCCAACCCCGTCTTCGAGGAGTGGCTCTCGCCGCTCTACATCAAGCCCCTGACCCGCTCCGACGTCCTGTTGATCCTCGAGCAGATCAAGGACAAGTTCGAGGAGCAGTACGGGGTCAGCCTGGACCGCGCCCAGCTGGAGCGCGTGGTGGAGATGGCCGAGGCTCACGTGCGCACCAGCCAGTTCCCCAAGAAGGCGCTGATCCTGCTGGACGTGGCCCTCTCCATCCAGGCCCTGGACGACGGGCCCGAGCCGCTGGCCTGGGAGAGCGCGCTGCGTCTGGCCCTGGGGCGGATCACGGGCCAGGAATCGGCCGACTTCCCCGACCTGCAGGAGCGCCTGACCCGGCTGGAGGAGCTGCTGCGGGAGCGGATCATCGGCCAGGAGTCGGCCATCCTCGAGGTCTGCCGGACCATCCGCTTCACCAAGAGCGACCTGGACCTGAACCCCGACCGGCCGGACGGCGTGTTCCTGTTCGCCGGGCCGGCGGGCGTGGGCAAGAAGTACTTCGCGGGCGAACTCTCGCGCATCCTCTACAACCGCGAGCCCTTCGTGGTGGACTTGAGCGACTACCAAGAGGCGGAGAGCCTGCAGCTGATCACCGGCCGCGTCTCCCAGGGCGAAGGCGGGTATCCCGCGCCCAGCGTGCTGGAGCGGCTGCGCGTGGAGCCGCGCCGCGTGCTGCTCCTCAAGAACCTTGAGTTCGCCGCCGGCGAGGTCCTGCACTATTTCCTCAAGGGCTTCGAGGAGGGCTTCCTGCGCGACGCCGGCGGCCAGCAGATGCCCGTGGGCGAGACCACCGTCGTGCTGGTCTCGGATATCCTGGGTTTCGAGCCCCACGGGTCGATGGGCTTCTCCAGCCCGGAGGACCGCCGCCTGGACGAGGCCGCCCTGCGCGACTATTTCACGCCCGACCTCTTGCGCGGGGTGGACAAGCTGGTGGTCTTCCAGCCGCTGGCGGAGTCCGACCTCCAGCGCATCCTGAACGAGCGCATCGTGCCGGCCTTCCAGAGCAAGGTGGCGCGGCTGGGCCACGACCTGACGGTCTCGCCGGACGTCTCGCGCTGGGTGGCCCGGCTGGGCACGCGCCTGGAGCTGAGCGGGCAGAACGTGGATCGCAAGTTCGAGGAGCTGGTGGCCGAGCGGGTCAACGAAGCCATCCTGGCCTCCAGCGGCAAGGCCCTGCGGATCCAGGTCTCCCTGCTCGATGACAAGCTGGAATTGGTCAGCACGCCGCTGGCGGAGTGAGGGAATCCCGGGCGGGACGGATACACGAAACGGCGGCCTGGGCCGCCGTTTCCACGTTGGATGCGCTGGCGCGTTACTTCGTGATCTTGCCGGCCTGGATGCAGGACGTGCAGACGCGCATGCGGCGGCGTTCGCCGTCCACCATGGCGTGCACGGTCTGCAGGTTGGGCAGGAAGCGGCGCTTGGTGTGATTGTTGGCGTGGGACACGTTGTTGCCGCTCATCGGGCCTTTGCCGCAAATCTGGCAGACTCGGCTCATGGGAACACCTCACTATCCAATTCCACGTCCGGGGCTTCCAACCGCCAATCCCTGCCCGAGAGGGAGCGGCGAGCCGCCGAATTCAAGAGCGAAAAGTATAGCACCCCATCCCGGTTGATGCAATGCCCGGCAAGCGCTTCTCCCGCCGCGGCCCCGGGCCCCGGGCTGGAATCGACTCCCGGGGGGCGTCCAGCGGCCCCGGACCGGCGCTTGCCAGCCCGTCCGCTGTTATCTTGGGCCACCAAACCAACGGATGGTCCCATGTCCCTGCCCCGCACCGGCCACGCCGCCGCTTCGCCCGTTTCCGGATTCCACCCATGCAGTTGACCTTCCACAGCGCCCTCGGGGAGTCCCGGATCTGGCTGGGCCACCAGGCTGGCGAGTCCATCGCCGCGGCCCTGGCCGAGTTCCCCGGCCCGCGCCTGCTCCTGACGGAATCCCGCGTGGCCCGGGCCCAGGGGCGCTTCCAGGAGCAGGTCATGGACCGCGTGGACCTGCAGCGCCTGGTGCTGCCCGAGGGCGAGGGCGCCAAGAACAGCGCCAACCTGCTCACCGTGCTGGGGGAGATGGCCGAGCTGGGCCTGGAGCGCGGCTCGCCCCTCCTGGCCTGGGGCGGCGGGATGGTGGGCGACCTGGGCGGCCTGGCCGCCAGCCTCTGGAAGCGCGGCGTGCCCTTCTGCTGCGTGCCCACCAGCCTGCTGGCCATGGTGGATGCGGCCGTGGGCGGCAAGACGGCGATCAACTTCGGCGGGCAGCGCAACTCCGTCGGCAGCTTCTGGCCCGCCCGGGCGATCTGGATCGACCTGGACAGCCTGGCCACCCTGCGTCCGGAGGACTGGAGCAGCGGCTACGGCGAGCTGCTCAAGGCCGCCTGGCTCCAGGACGATGGCTGGGCGCGGCAGCTGGAGAACCAGCCGGCGGACCTGCTGCGGGCGGACCACCCGGACCTGCCCGCCCACGTGGAGCGGGCCCTGCGCTTCAAGCTGGAGATTGTCGAGCAGGACGAGCGCGAGGCCGGCTGCCGCGCGCTGCTCAACCTGGGCCACAGCTTCGCCCATGCGCTGGAGGCCCTGCGGGGCGAGGAACTCAAGCACGGCCACGCCGTGCTGCTGGGCATGCTGGCCGCGGCCCGCACGGCCCGGCTGGCCGGAGTGGCCGACGCCGCCGCGGCGGACGGGATGGAGGAGCGCCTGCGGCGCGTCCTGCTGGAGCTGGGTCTGTTGCCCGCGCCGGCCCTGCGCGAGCTGGCGGTGCCCGAGATCCTGGCCCGGATGGCCCAGGACAAGAAGGTGAGCGCGGGCCGCCTGCGGCTGGTGCTGCCCGTGCGGCCCGGCGCAGCCCGCCTGGAGATCGTGGAGCGGCCGCTGCTGGAGCGCGCGCTGACCGAATGGGGAGGCCTGCTCACATGAGGCTGGACGTGATCAACGGCCCCAACCTGAACGGACTGGGGCGGCGCGAGCCGGAGATCTACGGCACCCAGGGACTGGACGAGCTGGAGCGGCGCCTGCGCGCGGCGTTCCCCGCCGTGGAGTGGAGTTTCTTCCAGAGCAACCACGAGGGGGCCCTGGTGGACCGCCTGCAGTGGGCAGAGGGTCACGTGGACGGCGTGATCCTCAACCCGGCGGGGCTCTCCCACACCAGCGTCGTGCTGCTGGACGCCCTGCTGGCCCTCAGCATCCCGGTGGTGGAGGTGCACGTGAGCCAGGTGCTGGCGCGCGAGGAATTCCGCCGCACCCTGCTGACGGCCCGCGGCGCGCAGGCCCTGATCTGCGGCCTGGGGCTGGCCGGCTACGAGGCGGCGGCGCGGCACTTGCTGAACCCGGAGGCCGGAGCATGAAGACAGCATCCCTGATTCGCCTGAGCCTGTTGTCGCTGGGCCTGGCCGCAAGTCTCGCGCCGGCGCAGGCCGATCCGCGCCTGGCGGCATCCCTGGAACAGGCCGGACTGCGCCAGCAGGATCTGGCCTTTCCGCTGCTGCCCGCGGAACGGGACTCCTTCCGGCTGGCCCGGGTGGACGAAATCCTCAAGTCCGGCCAGCCGCTGGACAGCTGGGGGGATTCGCTGACCCGGCGCCTGGAGCGGACGGAGACACTGGGCCAATTGGTGCGCCGGCTCTGGCCCGAGCTGCGACGCGCCGGCGCGCCGGCGACGGAACTGCCCGACCTGCGGCCGGGGGCGCTTCGGGGGCGGGATTGGGAGGACTGGACCGACTGGCTGGGCGGCCTGGGTCGCCGGCGTCTGCTGGAGCCCGCCCAGGTCCAGGTCCTGGAGCAGGATCTGGGCGACCTGCTGCAGGAGGACGGCGAACTGGGCGAACTCAGCGTCTTCGAGTTGGACAGCCTGCAGCGGCTTTCGGAGGCCGAGTCCCGCGCCCGGCGCCTGCGCCTGGAGGCCGTCCGGCGGCCCGACCCGGCCGAACTGCTGGGCCTGTTGGACGAGCTGGAGCAGTTCGTGGCCCAACTGGAGGACTTCCGGGCCGCGGCCGACGGCCTGCGCCCCCAGAAGCACCCGCTCTACGGACCCGTGCTCTACGCAGACGAATTCCTGGCCGTGGGCACGGAGGCGGTCAACCACTGGACGGGCGGCCTGCCGCCCATCGTCATCGACCTGGGGGGCGACGATCTCTACGAGGGCCCGGTGGCCCTGAGCCGCGGCGGAGTCAGCCTGCTGCTGGACCTGCAGGGCAACGACCGCTACCGCAGCGGCGGCGAGCTCGGTCCCGCCGCCAGCGTGGGCGGGCTGGCCCTGTTGCTGGACCTGGCCGGCGACGACCAGTACGAGGGGCGCTACGCGGCGTTGGGCGCCTCCCTGGGCGGGCTGGCCCTCCTGGTGGACAGAGGGGGCGACGACCTCTACACGGGGGACACCTTCTGCCTGGGGGCCGGCAGCCTGGGAATGGGCCTCTTGCTGGACGAGGCCGGCAACGACCTCTACCGCTGCAGCCTCTACGGCCAGGGCTTCGGCCACGTGGCCGGGCTGGGCCTGCTCCAGGACAAGGCCGGCCACGATCAGTACCTGCTGCAGCCGCGTTACGTGGACCAGATCCGCTACGACGACCACCACTTGAGCATGGGACAGGGCTTCGGCTTCGGCCAGCGGCCGGATCTTTCCGGCGGCGTGGGTCTCCTGCACGACCTGGCCGGCAACGACCTCTACTCGGCGGACATCTTCGGGCAGGGCGGCGCCTACTGGTGGGCCCTGGGCGCGCTGGTGGACCGCGCGGGCAACGACCGCTACCTGGCCTGGCAGTACGCCCAGGGCGCGGGCGTGCACCTGGCGGCGGGCCTCCTGCTGGACGAGGACGGGCAGGACGTCTACCAAAGCCGGGGCGTCAGCCAGGGCTGCGGGCACGACCTGGCCCTGGGCTGGCTGCTGGAGCGCGGGGGCGACGACAGCTACACGGCCTGGGACTTGAGCCAGGGCGCGGGCAGCGCCAACGGCAC encodes the following:
- a CDS encoding type II 3-dehydroquinate dehydratase, encoding MRLDVINGPNLNGLGRREPEIYGTQGLDELERRLRAAFPAVEWSFFQSNHEGALVDRLQWAEGHVDGVILNPAGLSHTSVVLLDALLALSIPVVEVHVSQVLAREEFRRTLLTARGAQALICGLGLAGYEAAARHLLNPEAGA
- a CDS encoding 3-dehydroquinate synthase family protein; the encoded protein is MQLTFHSALGESRIWLGHQAGESIAAALAEFPGPRLLLTESRVARAQGRFQEQVMDRVDLQRLVLPEGEGAKNSANLLTVLGEMAELGLERGSPLLAWGGGMVGDLGGLAASLWKRGVPFCCVPTSLLAMVDAAVGGKTAINFGGQRNSVGSFWPARAIWIDLDSLATLRPEDWSSGYGELLKAAWLQDDGWARQLENQPADLLRADHPDLPAHVERALRFKLEIVEQDEREAGCRALLNLGHSFAHALEALRGEELKHGHAVLLGMLAAARTARLAGVADAAAADGMEERLRRVLLELGLLPAPALRELAVPEILARMAQDKKVSAGRLRLVLPVRPGAARLEIVERPLLERALTEWGGLLT